One Antarctobacter heliothermus DNA segment encodes these proteins:
- the tdh gene encoding L-threonine 3-dehydrogenase, producing the protein MSNQMKALVKAKPEEGLLMERVPVPEIGPDDVLIKIKATGICGTDIHIWNWDDWAQKTVPVPLVTGHEFAGEIVEVGRNVDDLKIGQRCSGEGHLIGKHSRQSRAGKFHLDPQTRGIGVNEQGAFAQFLRLPAFNVVPLPDEIPDEIGAILDPLGNAVHTALSFDLVGEDVLITGAGPIGIMAAAVARHVGARHVVITDVNPDRLALAEKVTDVVPVNVATENLRDVTARLKMREGFDVGLEMSGNQVALDQMVETLVMGGRIALLGIPPGKSPVDWSRIVFKAITIKGVYGREIFETWYKMIAMLENGLDVSKVITHRFAVDRFQEGFAAMKSGKSGKVVLDWV; encoded by the coding sequence ATGAGCAATCAGATGAAGGCACTGGTCAAGGCCAAGCCCGAGGAAGGTTTATTGATGGAACGCGTTCCGGTGCCAGAGATTGGCCCGGATGATGTTCTGATCAAGATTAAAGCTACCGGCATCTGCGGAACGGATATCCACATCTGGAACTGGGATGATTGGGCGCAAAAGACGGTGCCGGTGCCGCTGGTCACAGGCCATGAGTTCGCCGGTGAGATTGTCGAAGTTGGCCGTAATGTGGACGACCTCAAGATTGGTCAACGATGCAGCGGTGAGGGCCACCTGATCGGCAAACATTCACGCCAGAGCCGCGCGGGCAAGTTCCACCTCGATCCTCAAACGCGGGGGATTGGCGTGAATGAACAGGGGGCCTTTGCCCAGTTTCTGCGCCTGCCTGCCTTCAACGTGGTGCCCTTGCCGGATGAGATCCCCGACGAGATCGGGGCCATTCTTGATCCGTTGGGAAATGCCGTCCATACGGCGCTCAGCTTTGATCTGGTGGGAGAGGACGTGCTGATCACTGGCGCGGGGCCTATCGGCATCATGGCGGCGGCGGTCGCGCGACACGTCGGCGCGCGGCATGTGGTGATCACGGATGTGAACCCGGACCGGCTGGCACTGGCGGAAAAGGTGACTGACGTGGTGCCCGTCAACGTGGCGACAGAGAATCTGCGTGACGTGACTGCGCGGCTCAAGATGCGCGAAGGATTCGATGTAGGGCTGGAGATGTCTGGCAACCAAGTCGCGCTGGACCAGATGGTCGAGACGCTGGTGATGGGCGGGCGGATTGCCCTTCTGGGCATTCCACCGGGGAAATCGCCGGTGGACTGGTCGCGGATCGTGTTCAAGGCGATCACGATCAAGGGTGTCTACGGCCGGGAGATCTTTGAAACCTGGTACAAGATGATCGCCATGCTGGAAAACGGGTTGGACGTATCCAAGGTGATCACACACCGCTTTGCCGTCGACCGCTTTCAAGAAGGCTTTGCAGCGATGAAATCGGGAAAGTCCGGCAAGGTGGTGCTGGACTGGGTTTGA
- a CDS encoding hydrogen peroxide-inducible genes activator, translating into MKNLTLRQLRYFEALSRHGHFGRAAAACSISQPALSVQIRDLETDLGAPLFERGARQVRLTALGEACLERAIKILRAVDELEDLARAAQGDLVGRLRLGVIPTVAPYLLPALFAELAQSHAGLDLHIRETMTPRLLGELHEGRIDCAILALPVGEPGLDEVALFDEAFVFVRPEAETDHPVPDGEALQKMRLLLLEEGHCFRDQALSFCKLNATTPRDGLDGSSLTTLVQMVGAGLGVTLIPEMAVPVETPSARVAVARFAAPEPARTIGMVWRRSSPLSDQFQRLADTVRRAAAARA; encoded by the coding sequence ATGAAAAATCTGACCCTGCGCCAACTGAGATATTTTGAGGCTCTTTCCCGGCACGGCCATTTCGGACGCGCGGCGGCGGCCTGCTCTATTTCCCAACCCGCCCTGTCAGTACAGATCCGTGATCTTGAGACAGACCTTGGCGCGCCACTGTTCGAACGCGGCGCGCGGCAGGTGCGGCTGACGGCGCTCGGCGAGGCCTGTCTGGAGCGCGCCATTAAAATTCTGCGCGCGGTGGATGAACTAGAGGATCTTGCCCGCGCGGCTCAGGGCGATCTTGTCGGACGGCTGCGACTGGGCGTGATCCCAACAGTGGCGCCCTATCTGCTGCCCGCCCTTTTTGCGGAACTTGCGCAAAGCCATGCGGGGCTGGACCTGCATATCCGTGAAACCATGACCCCGCGCCTGTTAGGTGAACTGCACGAGGGCCGGATCGACTGCGCCATTCTCGCCCTACCGGTGGGAGAACCAGGGCTGGACGAGGTGGCGCTGTTTGATGAGGCATTCGTCTTTGTCCGCCCCGAGGCCGAGACGGATCACCCGGTTCCAGACGGCGAGGCGTTGCAAAAGATGCGCCTGTTGCTGCTGGAAGAGGGGCACTGCTTTCGCGATCAGGCGCTAAGTTTCTGCAAGTTGAACGCGACAACGCCGCGCGACGGGCTGGACGGCTCCTCCCTGACGACGCTCGTGCAGATGGTCGGCGCCGGGCTGGGGGTGACGCTGATCCCGGAAATGGCCGTACCGGTGGAAACACCTTCGGCGCGGGTGGCGGTTGCCCGGTTCGCCGCCCCCGAACCGGCCCGGACCATCGGCATGGTCTGGCGCAGGTCCAGCCCACTGTCAGACCAATTTCAGCGCCTCGCCGATACGGTACGCCGGGCCGCCGCCGCCCGCGCCTGA